One genomic segment of Anguilla anguilla isolate fAngAng1 chromosome 2, fAngAng1.pri, whole genome shotgun sequence includes these proteins:
- the btbd3a gene encoding BTB/POZ domain-containing protein 3a isoform X1 codes for MVDAKGRNMKCLTFFLMLPESVRIRSNKGPKKGSPTNSKLPPVCYEIITLKTKKKKKMAAEIFPTKKPATAASASASTTTVQQYQQQNLNNNNTIQGCNWQGLYPTIRERNSVMFNNELMADVHFVVGPPGGTQRLPGHRYVLAVGSSVFHAMFYGELAEDKDEIRIPDVEPASFLAMLRYIYCDEIDLCADTVLATLYAAKKYIVPHLARACVNFLETSLSAKNACVLLSQSCLFEEPDLTQRCWEVIDAQAELALRSEGFCDIDAQTLESILLRETLNAKELVVFEAALSWAEAECQRRELPPSIDNKRKVLGKAVYLIRVPTMALDDFANGAAQSGVLTLTETNDIFLWYTAAKKPELQFASEPRKGLSPQRCHRFQSCAYRSNQWRYRGRCDSIQFAVDKRVFIAGFGLYGSSCGSAEYSAKIELKRQGVALGQNLSKYFSDGSSNTFPVWFEYPVQIEPDTFYTASVVLDGNELSYFGQEGMTEVQCGRVTFQFQCSSDSTNGTGVQGGQIPELIFYA; via the exons ATGGTGGATGCCAAGGGACGGAACATGAAATGTCTGACTTTCTTCTTGATGCTTCCAGAGTCGGTGAGAATCAGGTCGAATAAGGGGCCCAAGAAGGGCAGCCCCACAAACTCCAAGCTGCCCCCCGTCTGCTATGAGATCATCACCCTGAAgaccaagaagaagaagaagatggctGCGGAGATCTTCCCCACCAAGAAGCCGGCCACAGCGGCGTCGGCGTCGGCATCGACCACCACGGTCCAGCAGTACCAGCAGCAGaacctcaacaacaacaacaccatcCAGGGCTGCAACTGGCAGGGGCTGTACCCCACTATCCGAGAGAG GAATTCCGTGATGTTTAACAATGAGCTGATGGCAGATGTTCACTTTGTTGTGGGCCCACCTGGGGGGACTCAGCGCCTACCCGGACACAGA TACGTCCTGGCCGTGGGAAGCTCCGTGTTCCACGCCATGTTTTACGGAGAGCTGGCGGAGGACAAGGACGAGATACGGATCCCCGACGTGGAGCCGGCCTCCTTCCTGGCCATGCTCAG GTACATATATTGCGACGAGATAGACCTGTGCGCGGACACGGTCCTGGCCACCCTGTACGCCGCCAAGAAGTACATCGTGCCCCACCTGGCGCGGGCCTGCGTCAACTTCCTGGAGACCAGCCTGAGCGCCAAGAACGCCTGCGTGCTGCTGTCGCAGAGCTGCCTGTTCGAGGAGCCCGACCTGACACAGCGCTGCTGGGAGGTGATCGACGCCCAGGCCGAGCTGGCGCTGCGGTCCGAGGGCTTCTGCGACATCGACGCGCAGACGCTGGAGAGCATCCTGCTGCGGGAGACGCTCAACGCCAAGGAGCTGGTGGTGTTCGAGGCGGCGCTGAGCTGGGCCGAGGCCGAGTGCCAGCGGCGGGAGCTGCCGCCGTCCATCGACAACAAGCGCAAGGTGCTGGGCAAGGCCGTCTACCTGATCCGCGTGCCCACCATGGCGCTGGACGACTTCGCCAACGGCGCGGCGCAGTCGGGCGTGCTGACGCTCACCGAGACCAACGACATCTTCCTGTGGTACACGGCGGCCAAGAAGCCCGAGCTGCAGTTCGCCAGCGAGCCGCGCAAGGGGCTGTCGCCGCAGCGCTGCCACCGCTTCCAGTCCTGCGCCTACCGCAGCAACCAGTGGCGCTACCGGGGCCGCTGCGACAGCATCCAGTTCGCCGTGGACAAGCGCGTCTTCATCGCCGGCTTCGGGCTCTACGGGTCCAGCTGCGGCTCGGCCGAGTACAGCGCCAAGATCGAGCTCAAGCGCCAAGGGGTGGCGCTGGGCCAGAACCTCAGCAAGTACTTCTCGGACGGGTCCAGCAACACCTTCCCGGTGTGGTTCGAGTACCCGGTGCAGATCGAGCCCGACACCTTCTACACGGCCAGCGTGGTGCTGGACGGCAACGAGCTCAGCTACTTCGGGCAGGAGGGCATGACCGAGGTCCAGTGCGGGAGGGTCACCTTCCAGTTCCAGTGCTCCTCGGACAGCACCAACGGGACGGGCGTGCAGGGGGGGCAGATCCCCGAACTCATCTTCTACGCCTga
- the btbd3a gene encoding BTB/POZ domain-containing protein 3a isoform X2, which yields MAAEIFPTKKPATAASASASTTTVQQYQQQNLNNNNTIQGCNWQGLYPTIRERNSVMFNNELMADVHFVVGPPGGTQRLPGHRYVLAVGSSVFHAMFYGELAEDKDEIRIPDVEPASFLAMLRYIYCDEIDLCADTVLATLYAAKKYIVPHLARACVNFLETSLSAKNACVLLSQSCLFEEPDLTQRCWEVIDAQAELALRSEGFCDIDAQTLESILLRETLNAKELVVFEAALSWAEAECQRRELPPSIDNKRKVLGKAVYLIRVPTMALDDFANGAAQSGVLTLTETNDIFLWYTAAKKPELQFASEPRKGLSPQRCHRFQSCAYRSNQWRYRGRCDSIQFAVDKRVFIAGFGLYGSSCGSAEYSAKIELKRQGVALGQNLSKYFSDGSSNTFPVWFEYPVQIEPDTFYTASVVLDGNELSYFGQEGMTEVQCGRVTFQFQCSSDSTNGTGVQGGQIPELIFYA from the exons atggctGCGGAGATCTTCCCCACCAAGAAGCCGGCCACAGCGGCGTCGGCGTCGGCATCGACCACCACGGTCCAGCAGTACCAGCAGCAGaacctcaacaacaacaacaccatcCAGGGCTGCAACTGGCAGGGGCTGTACCCCACTATCCGAGAGAG GAATTCCGTGATGTTTAACAATGAGCTGATGGCAGATGTTCACTTTGTTGTGGGCCCACCTGGGGGGACTCAGCGCCTACCCGGACACAGA TACGTCCTGGCCGTGGGAAGCTCCGTGTTCCACGCCATGTTTTACGGAGAGCTGGCGGAGGACAAGGACGAGATACGGATCCCCGACGTGGAGCCGGCCTCCTTCCTGGCCATGCTCAG GTACATATATTGCGACGAGATAGACCTGTGCGCGGACACGGTCCTGGCCACCCTGTACGCCGCCAAGAAGTACATCGTGCCCCACCTGGCGCGGGCCTGCGTCAACTTCCTGGAGACCAGCCTGAGCGCCAAGAACGCCTGCGTGCTGCTGTCGCAGAGCTGCCTGTTCGAGGAGCCCGACCTGACACAGCGCTGCTGGGAGGTGATCGACGCCCAGGCCGAGCTGGCGCTGCGGTCCGAGGGCTTCTGCGACATCGACGCGCAGACGCTGGAGAGCATCCTGCTGCGGGAGACGCTCAACGCCAAGGAGCTGGTGGTGTTCGAGGCGGCGCTGAGCTGGGCCGAGGCCGAGTGCCAGCGGCGGGAGCTGCCGCCGTCCATCGACAACAAGCGCAAGGTGCTGGGCAAGGCCGTCTACCTGATCCGCGTGCCCACCATGGCGCTGGACGACTTCGCCAACGGCGCGGCGCAGTCGGGCGTGCTGACGCTCACCGAGACCAACGACATCTTCCTGTGGTACACGGCGGCCAAGAAGCCCGAGCTGCAGTTCGCCAGCGAGCCGCGCAAGGGGCTGTCGCCGCAGCGCTGCCACCGCTTCCAGTCCTGCGCCTACCGCAGCAACCAGTGGCGCTACCGGGGCCGCTGCGACAGCATCCAGTTCGCCGTGGACAAGCGCGTCTTCATCGCCGGCTTCGGGCTCTACGGGTCCAGCTGCGGCTCGGCCGAGTACAGCGCCAAGATCGAGCTCAAGCGCCAAGGGGTGGCGCTGGGCCAGAACCTCAGCAAGTACTTCTCGGACGGGTCCAGCAACACCTTCCCGGTGTGGTTCGAGTACCCGGTGCAGATCGAGCCCGACACCTTCTACACGGCCAGCGTGGTGCTGGACGGCAACGAGCTCAGCTACTTCGGGCAGGAGGGCATGACCGAGGTCCAGTGCGGGAGGGTCACCTTCCAGTTCCAGTGCTCCTCGGACAGCACCAACGGGACGGGCGTGCAGGGGGGGCAGATCCCCGAACTCATCTTCTACGCCTga